A single region of the Salvia miltiorrhiza cultivar Shanhuang (shh) chromosome 8, IMPLAD_Smil_shh, whole genome shotgun sequence genome encodes:
- the LOC130999806 gene encoding 11S globulin seed storage protein Ana o 2.0101-like, with protein sequence MANIAISLSLCVSLLFLFHGCLAQQQQQFWQRMQSQQQHRFRAKTQCQIQQLSAREPTFRFQSEAGVSEYWDASNDEFECAGIEFVRHQVQPKGLVLPFYTNAPRLTFIVEGSGILGTVIPGCAETYESEESGSSSRYSGEEGRRGDRHQKLRRFRRGDVIALPEGITTFVYNDGDAPLTYVSMMDIGNDNNQLDFKFRKFLLAGNPESIDRPQGEGRYMRRRGEKEAQETRNVFYGFDEELLAEAFNADPELMRKLQGREDERGIIVHAEKLRMVLPEWESEDEERQDQRRGYYNGLEETFCSYKIKRNLDHPTSADLYNPRGGRISNVNSQSLPILNYVQLSAQRGILYKNAVVAPQWCTNAHSAMYVTRGSARVQVVGTQGRSVFDGEVSEGQLLIVPQNFVVVKKASQEGFEWIAFKTNDNAMNAQLAGRLSAIRAMPNEVLMNAFGISRDEAKSLKFGREESTLFSPSQRYA encoded by the exons ATGGCTAACATAGctatctccctctctctctgcgtgagcctcctcttcctcttccatGGCTGCCTTgctcagcagcagcagcagttctGGCAGCGCATGCAGTCGCAGCAGCAACACCGCTTCCGCGCCAAGACCCAATGCCAAATCCAGCAGCTCTCCGCCCGCGAGCCCACCTTCCGATTCCAGTCGGAGGCCGGCGTCAGCGAGTACTGGGACGCCTCCAACGACGAGTTCGAGTGCGCCGGCATCGAGTTCGTCCGCCACCAAGTGCAGCCCAAGGGCCTCGTGCTTCCCTTCTACACCAACGCCCCAAGGCTCACCTTCATTGTcgaag GTAGCGGAATTTTGGGGACTGTGATTCCGGGATGTGCGGAGACTTATGAATCCGAGGAGTCGGGATCGAGCTCGCGCTACTCCGGAGAAGAAGGCCGGAGGGGCGACCGCCACCAGAAACTCAGGCGGTTCCGCCGCGGCGACGTCATCGCCTTGCCGGAGGGTATCACCACCTTCGTTTACAACGACGGAGACGCCCCATTGACCTACGTGTCGATGATGGACATTGGCAATGACAACAACCAGCTTGATTTCAAATTCAGA AAATTCCTCCTTGCCGGAAACCCAGAATCCATCGATAGGCCGCAGGGAGAGGGAAGATACATGAGGAGGAGAGGCGAAAAAGAAGCGCAAGAAACACGAAACGTATTCTATGGCTTCGACGAGGAGCTTCTAGCGGAAGCATTCAACGCCGATCCGGAGCTAATGAGGAAGCTGCAGGGTCGGGAGGATGAGCGAGGCATCATCGTCCACGCCGAGAAGCTGAGGATGGTGCTCCCGGAGTGGGAAAGCGAGGACGAGGAGCGTCAAGACCAACGACGAGGCTACTATAACGG GTTAGAAGAAACCTTCTGCTCATACAAAATCAAGAGGAACTTGGACCACCCGACGAGCGCCGATCTCTACAACCCACGCGGCGGCCGCATCAGCAACGTCAACAGCCAGTCCCTCCCCATCCTCAACTACGTCCAGCTCAGCGCGCAACGAGGGATCCTCTACAAGAACGCCGTTGTCGCGCCCCAATGGTGCACGAACGCCCACTCCGCCATGTACGTGACCCGAGGAAGCGCCCGAGTTCAAGTGGTCGGAACCCAAGGAAGGTCGGTCTTCGACGGAGAAGTGAGCGAGGGGCAGCTCTTGATCGTACCACAAAACTTCGTAGTCGTGAAGAAGGCTAGCCAGGAAGGATTCGAGTGGATCGCGTTCAAGACCAACGACAACGCCATGAACGCGCAGCTCGCCGGCCGGCTCTCGGCCATCCGAGCAATGCCGAACGAGGTTCTGATGAACGCCTTCGGCATTTCGAGAGACGAAGCTAAGAGCTTGAAGTTTGGGAGGGAAGAATCCACTCTTTTTAGCCCATCGCAGAGATATGCATAA
- the LOC130997022 gene encoding LOW QUALITY PROTEIN: 11S globulin seed storage protein 1-like (The sequence of the model RefSeq protein was modified relative to this genomic sequence to represent the inferred CDS: inserted 2 bases in 1 codon) translates to LSKNAGRGLLGVVIPGCAETFETEMRQRDHDRSRSFVDRHQKVRQFRQGDVIALPAGFTLWFYNNGDERLETVALLDTGNQINQLDHAFRNFFLAGKXHEAQGSESYRSRRRGESEQSERDNIFNPFDDELLAEIFNVDIETARKLKSQDDFRGQIVQADRFDIVFPGHEEEERESRRRGRWWDNLEASNGLEETLCSARLRLNLDEPARADVYNPRGGRISAANSQKLPILSWLRLSAEKGVLYKNAIMAPTWNANAHSVIYITRGSGRFQVVGQAGKAVFDGEVREGQMIIVPQNFAVIKKANDEEGLEWISFKTNDNAIVTPLAGRLSALRAMPEEVLMSAYDISREDARNLKFKREESRIMSSTSRRSSRYPSRPWPIEYALDVIKSMM, encoded by the exons TTGTCGAAAAATGCAGGCAGAGGACTGCTCGGAGTAGTGATTCCCGGCTGCGCCGAGACCTTCGAGACCGAGATGAGGCAGCGAGACCATGACCGGAGCAGGAGCTTCGTGGATCGGCACCAGAAGGTCCGCCAGTTCAGGCAAGGCGACGTTATCGCCTTGCCGGCCGGGTTCACTCTCTGGTTTTACAACAACGGCGACGAGAGGCTCGAGACCGTCGCGTTGCTCGACACCGGCAACCAAATCAACCAGCTCGATCACGCATTCAGG AACTTCTTCCTAGCCGGAAA CCACGAAGCACAAGGCTCCGAAAGCTACCGTAGCCGCCGGAGGGGAGAAAGCGAACAAAGCGAGAGGGACAACATTTTCAATCCATTCGACGACGAGCTTCTGGCCGAGATCTTCAACGTGGACATAGAGACGGCGAGGAAATTGAAGAGCCAAGACGACTTCCGAGGGCAAATCGTGCAGGCCGACAGGTTCGACATCGTCTTCCCCGGGCACGAGGAGGAGGAGAGGGAGAGCCGCAGGCGGGGCCGGTGGTGGGACAACCTCGAAGCCTCGAACGGGCTCGAGGAGACCCTCTGCAGTGCCAGGTTGAGGCTCAACTTGGATGAGCCGGCGCGGGCGGATGTGTACAACCCCCGCGGCGGCCGCATCAGCGCCGCCAACAGCCAGAAGCTCCCCATCCTCAGCTGGCTCCGCCTTAGCGCTGAGAAAGGGGTCCTCTACAAG AATGCGATCATGGCGCCAACCTGGAACGCGAACGCCCACTCGGTGATCTACATCACGCGAGGGAGCGGCCGATTCCAGGTGGTGGGCCAGGCCGGGAAGGCCGTGTTCGACGGCGAGGTGAGGGAGGGGCAGATGATCATAGTCCCACAGAACTTCGCGGTGATAAAGAAGGCGAACGACGAGGAGGGCCTCGAGTGGATCTCCTTCAAGACCAACGACAACGCCATCGTCACCCCGCTGGCCGGCCGGCTATCGGCCCTCCGGGCAATGCCGGAGGAGGTGCTCATGAGCGCCTACGACATCTCGAGGGAGGATGCTAGGAATTTGAAGTTTAAAAGAGAGGAATCGAGGATCATGAGCTCGACTAGCAGGCGTTCATCGAGATATCCTAGCCGTCCATGGCCGATTGAGTATGCCTTGGATGTGATCAAGTCTATGATGTAA